The DNA sequence GCCACCACCCGCCCCGAGACGATGCTCGGCGACACGGCGGTGGCCGTTCACCCCGAGGACGAGCGTTACGCCGATCTGATCGGCAGGACGGTCGTCCTGCCGCTGCTCGGCCGCGAGATCCCGGTGGTCGCCGACGAGTATGTCGACAAGGAGTTCGGCACCGGCGTGGTCAAGATCACCCCGGCTCACGACTTCAACGACTTCGAGGTCGGCAAGCGACACGGCCTGGAGAGGATCAACATCCTTGACGAGTCGGGAGTGATCAACGAAAACGGCGGTCCCTACCGGGGGCTGGAACGTTACACCGCCCGCACGAAGGTGGTGGCCGACCTCGAAGCGCAGGGGTTGCTCGCCAAAATCGACGATCACCTCAACGCCGTCGGTGAGTGCTACCGCTGCAAGACGGTGATCGAGCCGTACCTGAGCCTGCAGTGGTACGTCAAGGTCGGGCCGCTCGCCGAAGAGGCGATCAGGGCGGTGCAGGACGGCCGCACCCGCATTGTCCCGGCCCAGTGGGAGAAGACCTATTACGAGTGGATGTTCAACATCAAGGACTGGTGCATCAGTCGGCAGATCTGGTGGGGACACCGCATCCCCGCCTGGTACTGCGACGGCTGCGGCGCCATCACCGTCGCCCGCGAAGATGCCGTCGCCTGCGCCACTTGCGGCAGCGCCGCCATTCGCCAGGAGACCGACGTTCTCGATACCTGGTTCTCTTCGGCGCTCTGGCCTTTCTCGACCATGGGCTGGCCGGAAGAGACCCTCACGCTGAAGAAGTTCTACCCCACCAGTTGCCTGGTGACCGGCTTCGACATCCTCTTCTTCTGGGTGGCCCGGATGATGATGATGGGTCTCAAGTTCATGGGTGAGGTCCCCTTCAGGGAAGTCTACATCCATGCCCTGGTGCGCGACGCCCAGGGGCAGAAGATGAGTAAGAGCAAGGGAAACGTCATCGATCCCCTCTCGGTAATCGAAGAATACGGCACCGACGCCTTCCGCTTCACCCTCGCCGCCTTTGCCGCCCAGGGGCGGGACATCAAGCTCTCCACCGAGCGCATTGCCGGCTACAAGGCGTTCGCCAACAAGTTGTGGAATGCGGCCCGCTTCGCCCTGATGAACCTGGAAGGGTTCGATCCCGAGGGGACCGATCTGGCACGGCTCGACCTCTCGCTGGCCGACCGCTGGGTCCTCGCCCGCCTGGCCGCCGCCGCCAAAGAGACCAACGCGGCGCTGGCCGACTACAAGTTCAACGACGCCGCCAGCACACTCTACGCCTTCACCTGGCACGAGTTCTGCGACTGGTACATCGAACTGGTCAAGGACGACCTCTACGGCGCCGACCCGAATGTCAAGGCCCGGGCCCAGGCGGTCCTCTGCATCGTGCTGGAGCAGTTGCTGCGGCTGCTGCACC is a window from the Desulfuromonadales bacterium genome containing:
- a CDS encoding valine--tRNA ligase, encoding MEPKLAKGYEPHEVEARWYEAWEKNGLFHADENAAKPHYSIVIPPPNVTGVLHMGHALNNTLQDILARWKRMTGHEVLWMPGTDHAGIATQNVVEKQLAAEGKDRHELGRERFVERVWQWRAESGGQIINQLKRLGASCDWQRERFTMDEGLSKAVREVFVRLYDEGLIYRDNRLINWCPRCHTALSDLEVEHDEKKGHLWHLRYPVKGSERFLVVATTRPETMLGDTAVAVHPEDERYADLIGRTVVLPLLGREIPVVADEYVDKEFGTGVVKITPAHDFNDFEVGKRHGLERINILDESGVINENGGPYRGLERYTARTKVVADLEAQGLLAKIDDHLNAVGECYRCKTVIEPYLSLQWYVKVGPLAEEAIRAVQDGRTRIVPAQWEKTYYEWMFNIKDWCISRQIWWGHRIPAWYCDGCGAITVAREDAVACATCGSAAIRQETDVLDTWFSSALWPFSTMGWPEETLTLKKFYPTSCLVTGFDILFFWVARMMMMGLKFMGEVPFREVYIHALVRDAQGQKMSKSKGNVIDPLSVIEEYGTDAFRFTLAAFAAQGRDIKLSTERIAGYKAFANKLWNAARFALMNLEGFDPEGTDLARLDLSLADRWVLARLAAAAKETNAALADYKFNDAASTLYAFTWHEFCDWYIELVKDDLYGADPNVKARAQAVLCIVLEQLLRLLHPLMPFITEEIWHALPGSRPVASLMLADYPTGEGLPVDAEGARRMELVMDVIKAIRNIRGEMNVPPGKLIAAVLDCRSADSEAILNTGEGYIRALARVGEIVCGVGVTRPEKAATQVAGDVEILLPLAGLIDVDAEVARLAKEIAKVEKDVELFERKLTNEAFVAKAPPEVLEKDRGKLAEAKEKLGILQQSLEKIRALK